Part of the Deltaproteobacteria bacterium genome is shown below.
CATGATCGTCGATGGCACCCGCTTGCCGCGTTACCGCGCCGATATCGGTATCAAAAACGGCCGGATCGCGAAGATTGGCCGCTTGCCGGCTCACGAAGCGACGAAAACGATCGATGCCAACGGCCTCATCGTCGCGCCCGGGTTTATCGATCTGCACACCCATTATGACGCCCAGATTTATTGGGACCCCTACTGCACGATTTCCGGGTGGCATGGTGTCACTTCGGCGGTAATCGGCAACTGTGGTTTCGGCTTTGCGCCCGTGCGTCCGGAAGAGCGCGATCGCTCGATGCTGACGATGACGCGCGTGGAGGCGATTCCTTATGCCTCGATGAAAGCTGGCATGCCGTGGGACTGGGTCACGTTCCCCGAGTATCTCGACAGCGTGGAGCGCACCCCGAAAGGCATCAACCTTCTCCCGTATGTGCCGGTGGCGCCGATCATGATCTGGGCCATGGGGTTGGATGGGGCGAAGTCGGGCCGTCTGCCCACAGAGAAAGAAACCCAGGCGATGTGCCAGCTCATCCACGATGGCATGGATGCCGGTGGCTGCGGCTGGTCGGCGCAGCGGCTTGGCGCCAATAGCATTCAGATGGACTATGACGGCACGCCCATGGTGACGGACATCATGCACGATGAGACTTGCATGGCTTTCGCGCGGGTATTGGCGGAGCGCAACGAAGGCTTCATCCAGTCGATTTTTCTCTCGCCTACCGGCAAGAATGACGATGCGCAGCGCCACTTCGAGGCGCTGGCGCGAGAGAGCGGACGACCGATCCTGTACAACGTGGTGCAGGCCAGCGACCGCTTTCCGGAGCGCCACCGCAATCAGCTCGATTGGTTGGAACGTTGCCGCGCCGAAGGCTTGCGAATCTACGGTCAGGGAGTCACGACTGACCCCGGCTTTGTGTTCACCTTTGAAGATTGGAACCTGTGGGACGACGACCCGGCGTGGCTTGAAGCGACAGTAGGTACGGTGGAAGAGAAACGCACAAAGCTGGCCGACCCGAAGCGACGCCCAGGGTTGAAGAACACCACCTCCGGTCTGATTAGCGATTCCTTCGAGGATATTTTTGTGCTCTCCGTCAAACGTCCGGATCTCAAACAATGGGAAAACTTAAAGCTGAGGGAAATTGCCGCACGACAAGGAAAGCATCCGGTGGACGCCATGCTGGATCTCGCTGTGGCGGATGACTTGAAGACCGAGTTCTACACGACCATCGGTTGTAGTTTATCGTATCTTTCGGAGATTGTGCGCTCCGATCTCGCACTCCTCGGCGTATCGGATGGCGGTGCGCACACGAAATTCTTCACCGCTGGCCGGTATCCCACGGAAACGATCCAACGGCTCGTGCGTGATAACCCAGTGCTCAGCCTGGAAGAAGCGCATTGGAAGCTCAGTGCCCAGCCGGCGTGGTGCGCCGGATTCCGTGATCGCGGAACCCTGCGTGAAGGCTCGCCGGCGGACATCGTCATCTACGATTACGACAACATCAAAGTCCTACCGATGGAAGTCGCCTACGACATGCCAGGCAACGAATGGCGGCGCGTGCAGCATGCTGAAGGCTACCACTACGTGATGGTCAATGGCGAAGTGACGATCAAAGACGACCAGCCGACCGGCGTAACCCCCGGCAAACTCCTGCGCCACGGGCAGGGGTGAGCCGCAGAGATAGAGACAGAGACCGCGCAACCCTTGCCATTTCTAATAGTCTGCCGGTTTGAATGTGAGGGGTTGTCATTCCGAACCAAAACGCAGTGCAGGTGAGGAATCTCGTGTTGCCCCTGTGTGCTTGAGATTCCTCGTCGCTCCGCTTCTCGGAATGACAGCCATCAAAATCGCCTGGACGAAGTACTATCTCAAATCTCCGTCTCTGTCGGTTTTTTGCAAAGGAACTGCATGACCACGACACGATTGCTGGAGACGATTACAAACCGTCTCCGTCTGCCTCTGATCGCCGCGCCGATGCTGTCTGTGTCCGGCCCTGAGCTAGTCATTGCCGCCTGTTGTAGTGGCGTGATCGGCGCGTTCCCGGTCGCCAATGCTCGCACGGTCGAGGGACTTGAGACCTGGCTCCGGCAAATCGAGACCGCGCTTGCCGATGCAGCCGAGACCCGGCCTGAGCGTCCCCCGGCTCCGTTTTGTCCCAACCTGATTATCAAACGTGCTGAGATGAAAGCCGAACTCGCTTGCCTCGTGCGGCATCGAGTCGAGATGGTCATTACCAGCGTGGGGTCGCCAGTCGAAACTATCGGCCCGTTGCATGATGTCGGCTGCCTGGTATTTGCCGACGTGGCAACCTTGCGGCACGCGGAGAAAGCGATTGCTGCAGGTGTGGACGGACTCGTGCTCTTGACGGCGGGCGCAGGAGGACAAACTGGATGGATGAATCCGCTCGCCTTCGTGCGTGCGGTTCGCGGTATGTATGACGGTTCGCTTGTCCTTGCCGGTGGCATCTCCGACGGACTCGCCCTGTGGACTGCGCAGACGCTGGGCTGCGAGCTGGCCTACATGGGGACGAAGTTCATCGCCACGGATGAGAGCATGGCGGACCCGGCCTACAAACGCATGCTCGTCGAGTCCGAGATGGACGATGTCCTGCTTACGCAAGCGTTCACTGGTCTGGACACCAACATGCTCAGGCCGTCGATTGTTGCCGCCGGTCTTGATCTGGCCAATTTGCCGCCACGCGTATCGCCCGAAGAAGCGGCCAAGAACTTTAGTCACGAAGCGCTCCATCCCGGCTTACGACGGTATAAAGATATCTGGAGCGCCGGGCATTCGGTGTCTGGTGTGACTCGGGTACAAAGCGCCGCAGCCTTGATCGAGCAGACGTGGCACGAGTACCAAGCTGCCCGCGTCCAGACCGTGCGCCTGCTCCAATCCTACTAGTCTGTCCGAGGGATTTCGAAGGATGTCATTGTGAAAGGCCCCTCGACTGCGCTCGGGGTAAACTCCGCGACGAGAAATCTCACGTGGGCAGTAGCGACACGAGATTCCTCGCCTGCACTGCGTTCCGGCTCGGAATGACAACCCCTCATATGTCATAGACGAAGTACTGGTCCTTTACTCCCTGACTCTTGACGAGCCGTGCCGGAATGGCGTAAGCCCTCCAGAGAGGAGGGTTCTGCATGTACGACATTTTGATTAAGAATGGCACCGTGGTCGATGGCACAGGGGCCCCGCGCATGCGCGCGGACGTGGCGATCGCCAACGGTCGCATCGCGGCAATAGGCAAAGTCTCCGAAGGCGCGAAACGCATCATCGATGCCTCGGATCTTATCGTCACTCCCGGCTTCATTGATCCACATACGCACTACGACGCGCAAATCTGTTGGGACCCGCTGCTGTCGCCATCTTCCTGGCACGGCGTGACGAGCGTCGTCATGGGTAACTGCGGGGTAGGGCTGGCACCGTGCCGACCCGAGGTGCGTGAAATAGCAGCCTGGGATCTCGTCAACGTCGAAGCCATTCCTATCGACGTACTGAGCAAAGGCATTTCTTGGGATTGGGTCACCTTCCCCGAGTACATGAACTCGGCGCAGAAGCGCGGCCTTGGCGTCAACGTGGGTTTCCTGGCACCGCTGACGCCGTTCCGTCACTACGTCATGGGCGAGGAGTCCATGGATCGCGCGGCAACGCCGGAAGAGACCGCACGGATCAAGGCCTTACTTAAAGAGGCCGTCACTGCCGGAGCGTTCGGGTTCACGACCACGGCTATCCCGCAACATATCGGCTACAAAGCTCGTCCACTGGCCTGTCGTTTAGCCAGCCGCGATGAACTCAAAGCCTATGCCAATGCCCTCAAAGAACTGGGGAGAGGGACGATCGAGCTGGCGTTGACGGCCTCCGCCGGGGAACTCTCTGATGAGGAATACGACCTGCTCGATTTCCTGCTTACCGAGAGCGCTCGTCCGGTGACGTGGCTTGGTGTCATCAGTCGCGACGACAAACCCGAGGCTGGGCCGGATGTGCTGCGCAAAGCCGATCCGTTGATTAAGCGCGGTGGGATTCCCCAGGTGACGTGTCGTCCGTTCGTGATTCAGATCGACCTGCGCAACCCGTTCATCTTCGCCAATCACCCCTCGTGGAACCCGGTGTTCAACCGCACGCCGGAAGAGCAGATGCGCGTGTATCGCGACCCGGAATTTCGTCGCGCCTTTCGGAAGGAATTAGAGAAGCCGCGCATTTTCTCGGGACGGTGGGAACGGCTGGAGGTGAAAGAGGTCAGCAACCCGGCGATGAAGCCGCTCGAAGGTAAGACTGTGGCTGAGATCGCCCAGCAACGCGGTAAAGACGGGCTCGACACGTTCCTTGACCTTGCTCTCGAAGACGAGTTGAAGATCCAATACACCATCGTGCTGTTCAACGCTAACGAGGATCTCATTCCCGAGCTGATCACCGATTCGCGGACGTTGATCGGTTTGTCCGATGGCGGCGCGCATGTGGATATGTTGTGTGACGCTGGCTACTGCACGTATCTGTTGGGCACCTGGGTGCGGGACAAGCAAGTCATGACACTGGAGCGGGCGATTCAGCGCCTGACCTCCGAACCTGCGGGGTTCTTCGGTATGCGCGATCGAGGGCAACTCAAGGTCGGCATGGCGGCGGATGTTGCGATCTTCGACTACCACACCGTCGGCTCGGGCAAACGCCCGCAGATGCGCTATGACCTGCCGGGTGGCGGACGCCGTCTGGTCATGCCCGCGCACGGCGTGCAGTACACCATCGTCAATGGCCAGGTGCTCTATGCCGAACAGCAACACAGCGGGGCATTGCCCGGACACGTGTTGCGGTCCGGCGGAACCGCTACTTCCCTTTGACGATCTCCAGTAACTCGACCTCAAAAACGAGCGTCGCCCCCGGCTTGATCTTCGGCGGCGCTCCGCGATCACCGTAAGCAATTTGCGAAGGGCAGACCAAACGGCTCTTTTCTCCGACCTTCATGCGCTGCACTCCTTCGGTCCAGCAGGGAATGACCCCGTTCAGCGGAAACGTCGCCGGTTGTCCGCGTTGCACCGAGCTGTCGAAGACCGTGCCGTCGGTCAACGTGCCTTGGTAGTGGACTTTGACGGTGTCCGTGGCTTTCGGCGCTACTCCGGTTCCCGGCTTGATGGTGGAGAAAACGAGCCCGGAGTCGGTTTTGACCGCGCCTTGTTCCGCCGCTGCCTTGGCCAAAAATTCCGCGCCTTCTTTCTTCGCGCCTTCAGCCGCCACGGCGGCGCGCGCCTGTTGGAGTTGTTGAACCTTGGGCATGAATTCCTGCACGCTGACTTTCGGCGTTTGTTTCAGTACGCCATCCGTCAGCCCAGCCTTCACCATTTCCAGCTCGGTTTCGTTGAGACCGAAGTTTGCCAACGATTGACTCATGGCGACGCCGAGCGCGTAGAGGGTTTTTTGTTCGTCCGAGGTGGGTTCCGGCGAGGCTGCGGCAACCCAACTGGCCGTCAGCATGGAGAGTCCGAGAGCGAGTGCAAAGAGAATACGCATGAAGAATCCTTTCCGCGTGAATTTCGTGCACTGTAGGGGAGTTCGGCCACGCACTCAAGGTAGACGAAGAAAAATGCTGAAGGATGAATGCTGAACGATGAATGAAAGACGTCGATGAGGGTAAGAAGGTTATGAGCGAAGAACATGTAGACCATGGCCATCATGACGGTGCTCCTGCAAGCACGCAGCAGCGGCGTCTCACTCCGGCAGAAAATAAGCTGCGTGAGATTCGGACCAAGGCCATCGAAGCCTTGCTGCTCGAAAAAACCCTGGTCACGTCCGAGCAGCTTGATGCGATTCTCACCGCCTACGAAAAGGATATTGGCCCGCTCAATGGCGCCAAGGTAGTGGCGCGTGCGTGGGTTGACCCGGCGTACAAGGAACGCCTCCTGAAAGATGGGACGGCGGCGATTGCCGAGCTGGGCTTCGGCGGGTTGCAAGGCGAACGGCTGTTGGTGATGGAGAACACTTCGCAGGTGCATAACGTCATCGTCTGTGTGTTGTGTTCTTGCTATCCATGGCCGGTGCTGGGTCTGCCGCCGTTTTGGTACAAAAGCCCGGGGTATCGCTCTCGCATTGGCGGTAATACACGCGCGGTGCTGCGCGAGTTCGGTCTTGAGCTGGACACGGACACCGACATTTTCGTGTGGAACAGCAGCGCGCAGACTCGTTATATGGTCTTGCCAGAACGACCGAGCGGCACGGAACATTTGCACGAGGAAGAGTTAGCCGGGCTCG
Proteins encoded:
- the nthA gene encoding nitrile hydratase subunit alpha, which gives rise to MSEEHVDHGHHDGAPASTQQRRLTPAENKLREIRTKAIEALLLEKTLVTSEQLDAILTAYEKDIGPLNGAKVVARAWVDPAYKERLLKDGTAAIAELGFGGLQGERLLVMENTSQVHNVIVCVLCSCYPWPVLGLPPFWYKSPGYRSRIGGNTRAVLREFGLELDTDTDIFVWNSSAQTRYMVLPERPSGTEHLHEEELAGLVTRDSMIGVAQVQRDRRTVPTGSPSQRAVADMPGETALPRQSGELVFQDPWEGEVFAMAVALCEQGLYLWSDFQTQLIAAIAAAERLPLPLEQHPTYYENWLAAFEALLIEKGLLAKAKIDTKASWLARAASSSASRSFMHLRWHMTEDEDD
- a CDS encoding amidohydrolase family protein, translated to MPTYDVIVQGGMIVDGTRLPRYRADIGIKNGRIAKIGRLPAHEATKTIDANGLIVAPGFIDLHTHYDAQIYWDPYCTISGWHGVTSAVIGNCGFGFAPVRPEERDRSMLTMTRVEAIPYASMKAGMPWDWVTFPEYLDSVERTPKGINLLPYVPVAPIMIWAMGLDGAKSGRLPTEKETQAMCQLIHDGMDAGGCGWSAQRLGANSIQMDYDGTPMVTDIMHDETCMAFARVLAERNEGFIQSIFLSPTGKNDDAQRHFEALARESGRPILYNVVQASDRFPERHRNQLDWLERCRAEGLRIYGQGVTTDPGFVFTFEDWNLWDDDPAWLEATVGTVEEKRTKLADPKRRPGLKNTTSGLISDSFEDIFVLSVKRPDLKQWENLKLREIAARQGKHPVDAMLDLAVADDLKTEFYTTIGCSLSYLSEIVRSDLALLGVSDGGAHTKFFTAGRYPTETIQRLVRDNPVLSLEEAHWKLSAQPAWCAGFRDRGTLREGSPADIVIYDYDNIKVLPMEVAYDMPGNEWRRVQHAEGYHYVMVNGEVTIKDDQPTGVTPGKLLRHGQG
- a CDS encoding nitronate monooxygenase, whose amino-acid sequence is MTTTRLLETITNRLRLPLIAAPMLSVSGPELVIAACCSGVIGAFPVANARTVEGLETWLRQIETALADAAETRPERPPAPFCPNLIIKRAEMKAELACLVRHRVEMVITSVGSPVETIGPLHDVGCLVFADVATLRHAEKAIAAGVDGLVLLTAGAGGQTGWMNPLAFVRAVRGMYDGSLVLAGGISDGLALWTAQTLGCELAYMGTKFIATDESMADPAYKRMLVESEMDDVLLTQAFTGLDTNMLRPSIVAAGLDLANLPPRVSPEEAAKNFSHEALHPGLRRYKDIWSAGHSVSGVTRVQSAAALIEQTWHEYQAARVQTVRLLQSY
- a CDS encoding amidohydrolase family protein — protein: MYDILIKNGTVVDGTGAPRMRADVAIANGRIAAIGKVSEGAKRIIDASDLIVTPGFIDPHTHYDAQICWDPLLSPSSWHGVTSVVMGNCGVGLAPCRPEVREIAAWDLVNVEAIPIDVLSKGISWDWVTFPEYMNSAQKRGLGVNVGFLAPLTPFRHYVMGEESMDRAATPEETARIKALLKEAVTAGAFGFTTTAIPQHIGYKARPLACRLASRDELKAYANALKELGRGTIELALTASAGELSDEEYDLLDFLLTESARPVTWLGVISRDDKPEAGPDVLRKADPLIKRGGIPQVTCRPFVIQIDLRNPFIFANHPSWNPVFNRTPEEQMRVYRDPEFRRAFRKELEKPRIFSGRWERLEVKEVSNPAMKPLEGKTVAEIAQQRGKDGLDTFLDLALEDELKIQYTIVLFNANEDLIPELITDSRTLIGLSDGGAHVDMLCDAGYCTYLLGTWVRDKQVMTLERAIQRLTSEPAGFFGMRDRGQLKVGMAADVAIFDYHTVGSGKRPQMRYDLPGGGRRLVMPAHGVQYTIVNGQVLYAEQQHSGALPGHVLRSGGTATSL
- a CDS encoding FKBP-type peptidyl-prolyl cis-trans isomerase, encoding MRILFALALGLSMLTASWVAAASPEPTSDEQKTLYALGVAMSQSLANFGLNETELEMVKAGLTDGVLKQTPKVSVQEFMPKVQQLQQARAAVAAEGAKKEGAEFLAKAAAEQGAVKTDSGLVFSTIKPGTGVAPKATDTVKVHYQGTLTDGTVFDSSVQRGQPATFPLNGVIPCWTEGVQRMKVGEKSRLVCPSQIAYGDRGAPPKIKPGATLVFEVELLEIVKGK